In Colias croceus chromosome 26, ilColCroc2.1, one DNA window encodes the following:
- the LOC123703504 gene encoding hepatocyte nuclear factor 6 isoform X3, with protein sequence MDETRVRDRAPLTVIVAPSNASPPRLSPADLLPDGDAAFHPLSAVNGRLTPPGLEPASYATLTPLLPLPPISTVSDKFAYHAGGTFTVIQQQHSYASLSPAPYNEPLSPQSAYSRRSASPNSFERRSPTPPLPSPGLDLNAALLAREEAQQQAQAQTNDTEEINTKELAQRISGELKRYSIPQAIFAQRVLCRSQGTLSDLLRNPKPWSKLKSGRETFRRMWKWLQEPEFQRMSALRLADNPSQTVKGDNVNNMQQQNYGPRDYHGAPLPQSPAMYPSGPTPHWEPPAYEPAGDVSCFGPDSTERQLQAQGGYNFGYPSFAEETAFGFHRPPAAYSTSYF encoded by the exons ATGGACGAGACTCGAGTACGGGACCGCGCGCCGCTCACCGTCATCGTCGCCCCCAGTAATGCATCGCCGCCGAGGCTTTCACCCGCAGACCTCTTGCCAGACGGAGATGCCGCCTTCCACCCGTTGTCGGCCGTCAACGGGCGCCTCACGCCGCCAGGCTTGGAGCCAGCTTCGTACGCCACGCTGACACCTCTCCTCCCGCTCCCCCCGATCAGCACGGTATCCGACAAGTTCGCGTACCACGCTGGAGGCACGTTCACGGTTATACAGCAGCAGCACTCGTACGCGTCCCTGTCTCCGGCGCCCTACAACGAGCCCCTGTCGCCGCAGTCCGCGTACAGCAGACGGAGCGCGTCCCCGAACTCGTTCGAGAGGCGGTCGCCCACGCCGCCCCTGCCCAGCCCGGGGCTCGACCTCAACGCGGCGTTGTTAGCGAGGGAAGAGGCGCAACAGCAAGCGCAAGCACAGACTAATGACACGGAAGAGATTAATACGAAAGAATTGGCGCAAAGGATAAGCGGTGAACTAAAGAGGTATTCGATACCGCAAGCTATTTTCGCACAGAGGGTGCTGTGCAGGTCGCAGGGGACGCTCAGCGATTTATTAAGAAACCCGAAGCCGTGGTCCAAACTAAAGTCAGGCAGAGAAACGTTCAGGCGAATGTGGAAGTGGTTGCAGGAGCCAGAGTTTCAGAGAATGTCGGCGTTGAGATTAGCAG ATAACCCCAGTCAAACGGTAAAAGGCGACAATGTAAACAACATGCAGCAGCAGAATTATGGGCCAAGGGACTATCACGGGGCCCCCTTGCCCCAGAGCCCCGCTATGTACCCCTCCGGGCCCACGCCCCATTGGGAACCACCGGCATACGAACCCGCCGGGGACGTTTCTTGCTT CGGCCCAGATTCCACAGAGAGGCA GCTGCAAGCGCAAGGAGGATATAACTTCGGATACCCATCCTTCGCCGAAGAAACCGCGTTTGGTTTTCACAGACCTCCAGCGGCGTACTCTACAAGCTATTTTTAA